A window of Pyrobaculum aerophilum str. IM2 contains these coding sequences:
- a CDS encoding PaREP1 family protein, which produces MEARYEAELALKFLEQGLYRNAAGRAFQAWRALLAAIAVDYGHVIAESFKGVKATREDKRVCLADFIIAFTPTGYMLAVAKAL; this is translated from the coding sequence TTGGAGGCCAGGTATGAGGCGGAGCTTGCGCTTAAGTTTTTAGAACAGGGGCTTTACAGAAACGCCGCCGGCAGGGCGTTTCAGGCGTGGAGAGCCTTGCTGGCGGCCATCGCCGTGGATTACGGCCACGTCATAGCCGAGAGTTTTAAGGGAGTTAAGGCGACTAGAGAGGACAAGAGGGTTTGCCTAGCCGATTTTATAATTGCCTTCACGCCCACAGGCTATATGCTGGCAGTAGCTAAGGCGTTATAA
- a CDS encoding cobyrinate a,c-diamide synthase codes for MPGDYGLAKRGLKIAPFKIGPDYIDPSYHKVAAGRPGRNLDVMLMGVEGVKKRFVKYAAGSDVAIIEGVLGLYDSVDGVTETGSTAQVAKILKAPVILVLNGERVNRTLRAVVRGLRAFDPQVDIAGVVLTNVTPRQAEKLVKSIPEEGVEVVGVVPKSKKISEAFSYRHLGLVPVDERLDSSGIVEVLENYVLPHLDLDAVLSIAKRAGEVEADLSDESPKPLGCKIGVIMDRAFTFYYPELLEEAASLGHLIFLDSLRDQEVPPVDVVVVGGGFPEVMAEGLERNRPFRRALLKYIEGGGRLYAECGGLMYMTSSIIIDRSEYEMVGALDAVTVMLERPVGKGYAWGEVVGETPIAPVGARIIGHEFHYSKDNIERPKLAIRLERGVGVGAAGTAWLSGICTPSIYTYTPTHTTS; via the coding sequence ATCCCTGGGGATTACGGACTGGCTAAAAGGGGGCTTAAAATAGCCCCTTTTAAAATCGGGCCTGACTACATCGACCCCTCTTACCACAAAGTTGCCGCTGGAAGGCCCGGCAGAAATCTCGACGTTATGTTAATGGGGGTGGAGGGGGTAAAGAAGAGGTTTGTTAAATACGCCGCGGGCTCCGACGTTGCGATTATTGAGGGAGTTTTGGGCTTGTACGACTCGGTAGACGGCGTTACTGAAACCGGCTCCACTGCCCAGGTGGCCAAAATTCTCAAAGCCCCTGTGATTTTAGTATTAAACGGCGAGAGAGTTAACAGAACTCTAAGGGCCGTGGTGAGGGGGCTGAGGGCCTTTGACCCCCAGGTGGACATCGCGGGAGTGGTGTTGACAAATGTAACTCCCAGACAGGCTGAGAAGCTTGTTAAATCAATTCCAGAGGAGGGGGTTGAGGTGGTGGGGGTGGTGCCTAAATCTAAGAAAATATCAGAGGCCTTTTCCTACCGCCACCTAGGCCTCGTCCCTGTTGACGAGCGCCTTGATTCTAGCGGAATTGTGGAGGTTTTGGAGAATTACGTCTTGCCCCACCTCGACTTAGATGCCGTATTGTCTATAGCGAAAAGGGCCGGGGAGGTGGAGGCAGATCTGTCCGACGAATCGCCCAAGCCCCTTGGCTGTAAAATAGGCGTAATTATGGACAGAGCCTTCACCTTCTACTACCCCGAGCTTTTAGAAGAGGCGGCCTCTCTGGGGCACTTAATATTTCTCGACTCGTTAAGAGACCAAGAGGTTCCGCCTGTAGACGTGGTAGTAGTAGGCGGGGGGTTTCCGGAGGTAATGGCAGAGGGGCTGGAGAGGAACAGGCCGTTTAGAAGGGCATTGTTGAAATACATAGAGGGGGGCGGGAGGCTGTACGCCGAATGCGGCGGCTTGATGTACATGACTTCTTCTATAATAATAGACAGGAGCGAGTACGAAATGGTGGGGGCTTTAGACGCCGTCACTGTAATGCTCGAAAGGCCAGTGGGCAAGGGCTACGCCTGGGGGGAGGTGGTGGGCGAAACTCCCATAGCCCCCGTCGGGGCGAGGATCATCGGCCACGAGTTTCACTACTCTAAGGATAATATAGAGAGGCCTAAGCTGGCAATACGGCTGGAGAGGGGAGTGGGAGTGGGGGCGGCTGGGACGGCGTGGTTAAGTGGAATATGCACGCCCAGTATTTACACATACACCCCTACACATACAACGTCTTGA